The DNA segment CGAACCAAAGTATGGTAAACCGCTGTATCACCGTGTGGGTGATACTTACCGATCACGTCGCCGACTACACGGGCTGATTTTTTGTAAGGCTTGTTATAATCATTCCCCAGTTCACGCATCGCGAAAAGTGCGCGACGATGAACAGGCTTAAATCCATCACGGACATCAGGCAACGCCCGTGACACGATGACGCTCATGGCGTAGTCCAGATACGACTGTTTGAGTTCATCCTCAATGGCAATCGGCAGGATTTCTGAATCGCTCATGTATGCTCCTTTGGGCGTAGAATCTGGCGTATTGCTGAATTTTTATTGATGTGAATTGCAAGCTTTAAAACGAATTAAATAAAACTACAAACGCGATCAAACCAGCACAACGACTTACAGAACAAAATCATCTAAAACAATAGGTTAAAAATAAATAAAACAATCCATTTTTCAAGGATTGTTTTATTTAAAGAGGAGCTGGAGTTTAACATAAATCGCGTGATTTTGGGAGTCAAAATACCCTTTTAGGGCAATGACTAGGCCTCTGATCGGTAAGTAACGATTTCATCCTAAAATTGAATTGATCAAGAGTAAAAATCCACTGTCCAGATCGGTCAGAAAACAACCTAAGCCAACAACTTTACTTTTCCAAGAAGCATTTCAGCATGCCCAGGAGGGCTAACCTTGCGCCAGCTTTCCACTAACTTTCCGTGCTTATCATATAAAAAAGTACTGCGTTGAATCCCGAGTACAACTTTGCCATACATATTTTTTTCTTTTATCACATCGTAGTAACGACACAGTATTTCATCTGGATCACTAATCAAAGGAAAAGGCAGACACTCATTCGCCGTAAATTTTTCATGAGCCTTCAAGGTATCACGAGAGATTCCAATAATACGCACGCCTAGTGCTGCAAATTCAGGCATTAAGTCACGAAAGTCTCGTGCTTGAGTCGTACACCCAGGCGTCGCGTCTTTTGGATAAAAATATAAAATTACCGGCTTTCCAATCAGCGTTGCCAAATTAACTTCCCCCTGTGTGGTGATCACACTGAGATTAGGCAAAGTAGAAAGGTCATGCTTGATTACAGCATCCGCAACAGGTTCTATCGTCATTCTACTGACTCCTTGTAGGTTATATTTTCTTTATAAAATAATCTGTATCACTGACAAAATCATCATACGATGCAATTGCAAAAAAAAGCAGACCTCGCTACACGAAAGTCTGCTTTTTTAAATGAATTTCACAAATGACCCACATAACGAAGTGAGTCAGTCGAATTTAAGGCTTTGCTGGAGCAGGTGCTGCATCTGCGGCAGGTGCTGTTGGTGTATTGAAGGTCACACCTTCACGGCATTTATCCAATTGCGGTTGAATACGTTGCAGTGCAGGTAGACTGCGTGGGTCTTTACCGCTCATCGCCAAACTTTGAATCGCCCAGAACTCACCAAGTTTCAAATTATTAGCCTGCACGCCAATGGTACATGAACATACTTTTTGGGCACTCTTCGCATCAGTAATTTTTGCTG comes from the Aquirhabdus parva genome and includes:
- a CDS encoding peroxiredoxin, with protein sequence MTIEPVADAVIKHDLSTLPNLSVITTQGEVNLATLIGKPVILYFYPKDATPGCTTQARDFRDLMPEFAALGVRIIGISRDTLKAHEKFTANECLPFPLISDPDEILCRYYDVIKEKNMYGKVVLGIQRSTFLYDKHGKLVESWRKVSPPGHAEMLLGKVKLLA